GTATGAGTCGTATACCATAGGTGTCGTTTAGTAAAAGACAAACCGAGCCATTTTCCAGGAGCAACCGCTAAATGTTTGTACCATTCTCTGTCTTTAATACCATCCTTGGAGATGAAGCCACGTTCAAACGAGGATGCTTTCTTGTTCACGATCTGTATACGCCTACCAAGCTTTCTCAGCCGCTCCAAAGGGGGTTTGTGATGAAGATTGAGTGCCTGCAAGCTCTCAGCAACGTAATGAGCCCCTCCGATCCCTTCATGCAGCATCATGCCGACAAGTGCTGCATCATCTTCAGCCAACTCTGTGTGGCGTGATTGCTCCGGATTGGCGAACTGATGACTACAGAAACACTCGCGTTTGAATATCTTTTTGATTTTACATACGAACTTTCGTATAGTGCGTCGCATTTTCGAGTGACGTTTTCTCCatttcttggccaattttTGGAGTTCTTTTTGCACTTTCGTCCTTTCCTTGTCAAGGGCAATGCTGGATTTCTGGAGGTTCCTTATAGAGCTCCTCAACGGGTCCAAATTAACATCAATAGATGCCTGAGAGGCAATGCTTTCCACTCTAAGAATTCTTGGTCAGCAAGGAAATTCAAAGGGGAGGTATTCTCACCTATCAAGGTAAGACTCCAGCTCGAAAGCATAATGGGTCGTATTAAACGGAAGGAGGGCAGACGTTGCTAATCGCAAAGTTTGTAGGCCGAGATGTTTAGCAACTGCAACCTGGAGTAACCTTTATCAGCACCAATGTCCCAGCGTTGTTGAGGTAACGTACGTGGCGGTGGAACCCAGGGTCAGCATACAATTCTTGCCACctttcagaatcaaaaacTGAGTGATAATGGTAGACTGGATCGTGAAGTGTAGAGCTGAAACCGCCATTGGTGCTCGGTATCTAGTAATATATCCCGCTTAATCATAATTTGGCATAAAGAAAAACGGACTTACGCCACTTCTTTGTAAAAACACTGTGTAATCACTACCGGACCCCAAGGGTGATACTCCAACATAATCTGCTGCAGCAATCTCCATTTCTCGGATGGCAATGGCTTCTTGCTTAATTTCATACGTGCCGTTTAATATGCCAAACAGGGTACCAGAATCGTGTCTGGCATCCCATAACGTCCGGCCCTCATCAGTGGGATGGGGAATCTGTTGAGCAGTTTCTCGGATGAAGTGGGCAAGTAGGGGAGAACCAGACGCCCCGAGTCGCGAACCAGAAACAGAAGAGTCTGCGATTAGGATAAATTTAATTCATTCATAAGTACGACGGTTGACAAACATACCAAGGTTCAAGTAGGCAACCACATGTTGGTCAATCCAGTCTCCAAAATCTTCTCCCCATTCAGTGCTTCCAATAAGACCATACTGTATATTTAATGAATTGAAGTTCCAAATGGCCTTCGGATCGTATTCACCTCTTCTGCATCCCAACTAGCAATGACAATAGTCCTCAATGGTTTCCATCCACGACGTAAAAGATGTCCTAGACCTCTAACGACTTCATGAATGGACGCAGTGCCACTGGAGGGGTCTGCAGCACCCATGACCTATACGCGTTGTCAGAAATGCATATTTCTTGCTGATGGTGAAAAGAAACACACCCAAGCTAGAAATTGTACCAGAGGAGTTACTACATCTTCTCGTGGAAATAATAGGTAGATACATACCATCTCGATGATTTCCAATAACTACAACTTCATTCCTAATAAAACCGGGGATAACGCCCATTGTGTTCCACACAGGAATGACTCGAGTGTCGACTATGCGAAAGGATAGTACCGAGAGGGAGATACTTGACGAGAGTATCACATACCATTATTTACAAGCCTTACATGTTTACCCTCCCATTCGTCGCCGCTCGTCAGAGTCTTGAACAAAAGGCCGGCATTTTCCCAGGAGATTGGTAAACTTGGGATCAGAGGAATGTTTGATCCTTCAGTTCGCGTGCTGTTTTCGTACGACGGGTACCCGGGAGTAGTTGGATCCCCTGGATAAACACTAAGATATTGCACGCTGCCCCGTTGCACGGATGTGGGATTTCTTGCAGGTCCATATGGATACCTGTAAATGAGTAAATCATTTGTCGTTAACAAATTTATCCAGAGCAATGACTTACGGAAGATAACCATTTTCTACAGTGACTGTTCCATCATCTTGAGGATCTGAATAAATAAGTACCGCTGACGCTCCCAGATCTTCAAATGCAAATTTATTCAAATTTGTGCCGACTGAAAGTTATGTACCTTTGACGAACCTTGGCCCCCTTTGACCTAAAGAACCAATCTGAAGTTGGTCGTACGTTAACAAACAGTTTTAAACACACCTTTAATCCCCGAAATATTCCACCATACCGGCAAAGAACAATGGTACCGTTGATATTGATGTCTAGAATAAGCAGCTGAGGTGCCAATAGTTGGATACATGCCTCTTGAAACTTACCTTTGGCTAAAAGATTTTGATAATCCTTCAGAAGTATCAGAATAAATGAAAACAAGGATTTTGAAAACCGACAACCTCTTGTGTGCAATAATTTCCGTCGACAAGTTTACCTGTGACATCTCCTCCTCGGCTCAGACCGTGGAAGGTAGGCACATCATCAAAATATTTTCCTGCTTCTGGGTCCGTTGAGTCAGAAAACTCCACCAAATTTGCTTCAAAAACCAGAGTCCCATTTGCATCAACAATTTGAAGGTTACGATCCAAAGGGGTATTCATGACAGGATAGTATGTATCAATCCAGGCACTAGGCTTTCGGGATTGTGGGATGGAACGTGTTGCATGCTGCGATTCCGACGAGCCAGCTGAAAAAATGGGCTCGACCTCAGGAGGCGATATCCCAAGCTCCCGCTGCAGAAGCTTTAAAAAGTCTTTTGCAGTCTCAAGGTCGCCGGGTGTTCCAGCCATGTGAGGTTTTGTGGCAAATAACCTCGACGCTTGAATGGCATCCGCGCTATTTGGAATACTCCTAGAAACGCATCAATAAGTATATAGAATAGCAATAATGAAATTGATGTCCGTACAGAAATGCTTCTTCTGCTCGTTTTCCAACGGGCGGATGCCGGGGATGGTGTGCTGTTTGGCCTAACCGCTCCGCTGGTTTGTCAGACCTGACTTGGCTGCTGGGTAGATTATGAAGGCAGTAAATCAAGACGAATAAAAAGCAAATTGAGAGTGCTTTTCGAACACCACTCTGCTTCTTCGTAGGTACCAGAGCAGGGGGAATTTGGACCGGCAGGGGTAAAAGTGTTGAGTTGTTAGACTCTTTACGGCGCTGGTCTCCTGGCGCGAACGCCTTTTCAGCTGCCATAGCTTTCAGCAATGAAGTGTAAGCAAGAGGGAAATGATGGGCTCAAATGAAGGCGGATATGATCATAATAAGCCAAGTCCATGGGAAAGATATCTCTGAAGTCCATAAGGAAAGTTTGAttggtgggagtgggagtctTAAAATGGAGTAAAATACCTCATTTGGGTACACAACTACTGACGTGATTAGTACGTCCGTGTGCTTGCGTAGATACCCGGTTCCGAAGAACAGCGTATATTAGTTATAAAAGTCTGGGGCTTTGACAGGCGTTGACTATTATGGACCTCGAAAAGTACCATATTCCTACCAAGGCGCCAGACCAATTGCTCGATGGAGTGGAACAAAATCCACGTGCCGTCTACAAGTGCAGCCAACGACAACAGCTTCGCAAAGCCTTCGCGCATGGTGCTGGGCTGCTGACCTTGCTCCTACTTGTTGCTGCAGTCACTCATACAGGCCGCTCATTGTATTCTTGGAATCGTCAAGGATCATtgcctcatcttcctcgtcgtccgtTGTCCCTCAAGGAACGGGAAGAGCTATTCCTGTGGGTCGCACTACTTACTAACTCGAAATTCAGGATAGCTCAGCATCTCCCTAGATCCATTCCTACAGGGGAAAGTGCTCTGGAAGCATCTCGAGCATATGCCACGCATCCTCACCTTGCAGGGAGCTCCGAAGATTTGTTAGATGCTAAAGCCATTTTACACCTTTTCCAGGACGAGTTTGACATTCCAAGATCTCCACATCTTCCGATTTATGATGCTGGTAGTCCATTATCTCGCAATGCGACACTCCTTCTTACAACGTCTGATGCACCAAACAGTCCTAGAGCCTGGATTGATACCTATTACCCCATTATGAATACTGGAGTAGAGCAGGCTCTGGAGATTTTGGATGACAACGGTGACGCAATATGGATCGCTGATTTGGTGGAAGATGGCGACCCGCGTGATGAAGACGCGCATAAGTATAGGGACACGATACCCCCATGGCATGGTTATAGTGCTGATGGCGATGTCACTGGTCAACTTATTTACGCGAATTATGGAGGCAAGGAGGTGAGCCGCAAAGGATTTGTACATAATCTTTTTTATGCTTAGTGCGTCGTAGGATTATGATGAACTGGTTGCTCAAGGTACAAATTTCACGGGAAAAATTATCATTACGCGCTACGGGGTCAACTTCAGGGGAATAAAGGCATTGAGTTTTTATTTGTGTAGCCTTTAATTGCTAACAGCACCAAAAAcccagattcaaggcgcagAGTTGCTTGGAGCTGCAGGTGTTTTGATATATTCTGACCCACGCGACGACGGGTTTGTCACCACCAAAAATGATTTCCCTCCCTATCCCGCTGGACCTGCACGAAATCCATCTTCTATTCAAAGAGGCAGCGTTCAATTTCTTTCCACGTATCCTGGAGATCCTTCAACACCTGGGTATCCTGCGTATCTCAACGCGAACCGGACTGAAGCAGGAAATATACCTAAAATTCCAAGTTTACCAATTTCGTGGCAAAATGCTCAAAAGCTTCTGGGCGAAATTGACGACTTATATACAGTGGATGCCAGTGGTAAGAAGGTACTGAGCGGAAATGCGAGTAAAAACAACGTTAGGCTTGTCAACCGTGGTGTGTAACTTTCTACGGATGTTGTATTTACCACAATTTAACACATTGTTTCTGTCAGTTGATACAAAGGTGACACCAATTTGGAATGTTATGGCCTCGATTCCCGGTCACATCAAAAATGAAGTGGTCTTAATTGGCTGCCACCGTGACGGTAAGGAGCCGTTTACCCTCTTTTTCGACTAGTACGTTTAAAAAATCTAGCATGGGTGATGGGTGCTGCCGACCCCACAAGTGGCACTGTTTCTCTACACGAAATCATCCGCGCATATGGTGCCTTGTTAAAAAAAGGCTGGAAACCTCTGAGAACAAGTGATTACTTCATCCTTCTGTAAGTCAATCATCTTATGCTAACGAAAACTGTTAGTTGTTATTGCCAGTtgggatggagaagaggtTTGTATTATTTAATCTGCGCATCGAATACCTTTCACATTTTTATCTTAGTACGGTCTTGTCGGCAGCGTAGAATGGGGCGAAGATTTTGGGTCGTGGATTTCGGACCACGTCGTCGCTTACCTGAACGTGGATGTATCTGTTGCAGGCTCTCAATTTGTGGTTTTTGGCTCCCCTTCTCTTGCTCATCTTATTAAGAAAACTGCCAACGATGTCCCCCATCCAACTGAATCTGGGAAAACACTTTGGGATGCCTTGGACGACGAGGGACCATATAATTTCCAAGCTGCCAATTTAACTATCGATCCGGATTACTTGGAACTCCATACTTCGGAGCAAGTCTCTCGTAGAGCTGCTAAAACACGCGTCATGCCACTAGGAAGTGGTAGTGACTTTACTGTGTTTCTGCAAAGACTGGGAATTGCTAGTTCTGAGCAAAGCTTTGCTCCGACCCTCAATGATGCTGTATACCATTATCACTCCATCTATGACTCTCAGTCATGGCAAGAAAGATACGGAGACCCAGGCTTCCATCGCCATGTGCGTGTTCTCCGGTTCAAAGTTTTGCACAGAGCGTTCTCATTATTTTTAAAAGGCTGCCGTTGCAAAACATCTTGGGCTGCTTGGCTTGCGGCTCACTGACTCCATAGTACTCCCGATTAATACGACTCAATATGCACTAGAGCTACATGAATATCTTGACATGTGAGTACATGAAAAGGCTAAGTATTTAGTTTTACTGAAATTTAGTATTTAGAGTGGAGAAACTGCTACCCACCCTAGGAGAAAAAATGCATGAAGTCGACTTTACTTCTTTGCGTCAATCTATTCAACAAGTCCAGGAAGCGAGCCACCAACTCGACGAAGAGAAGGCTGACGCTGAAGAAGATTTCAAACGACTCTTGAAGCGAATGCCGTTCCCAGGCCGCAGAGGAGCAAGGTGCACAAGGCGACGAACTAGTTTTGTTCGTCGCATCGCTGACTGGGTGAAGAGTATATTTGGTGTTCCTCCTCCGACTGATACCGAACTTCAGTTGCTGAGTCTGCGCCACGCAAATTCATGGGAAGAGTACCTTGAGTACGCCACGGATGCCAATGGGGAGATTTCCGAATCTTTTGAAGCACTGTTAGGAGGGCATGGTTTGCCATTCCCCATTCACGAATTTATCAAGGCCGCAAAACGTGTCGCTAGGTCCAACAAAGCTTTGAAGGCATTTGAGCTCGGATTTATATCTGAGAATGGGATTAAGAATAGACAATGGTACAAGCACCTTGGTGTGGCTCCGGGCAAATGGCTTGGTATGCTTTTTTGTTGCTAATCCGCTTCGAAAATAGTCATTAATGGTTGATTGTTCATAGGTTATGGCGCAACCACGCTTCCAGCCTTGACCGAAGCCATTGTTGAGGAAAAGAACACAACTCTTATTCAGTACGAAGCCAGACGCCTAGAGAACTTGTTGATCAAATTAGCATCCACCATCAAGCCGGAAGCCAACTATGGATCCTAATTAATCCTTTTTCATTGAAACAATGTACCGTTCAAACTTTTGGCACAAACTAAACTGTGCAATGCAAACTCCTCAAATTTTGAAAACATGTCGAATAAAAAATATCTAAATTTTGCTGTTTCAACATTCAAACACAAATCATCATGTCATGTTATGTTCCCCTAGCCACGTGATATATGCCCGTTGAAGGTACGTTCATTCCCGAGAAAATCCTATGACGGAACCTTCCAGTTTCTTGAGCATCCATAGATGGTGTATTCACCTGGACGCTTGAAACAAAAGGAAGGTCAGCGTCCATTTCTTCATTTGGTAAAGGTTGGCTTGTATGAGAAGCGACCAAGGCCGAGGAACCAGGAATCTTGAATGGGAATTTAGATAATTGATCGAACACAAATATGATGCTTACCCCGAAATCGGattcctttctttcactTGGAGGCCGCAAAGTAGCTTGTTCCCACTCCCAGTTACTAAGAGATGTTCGACCGCCAAGTTCGTGACCTTGTATGTCAGATCGCAACTTGGCTCGGGAGTTCAGAGTGCGTAGCATTCCGAAGGTGTAAAATTTTCCCGTCAATAAgacgaaaaaaagaacaaggtGATCGTCAGTACGCTAATAAGACATGTCGGTCAATAAGAAGGACTGGTTCTAGAGATGACTGTACCGGTCTGCCATGGTATAGTCCCACTGCAACAACCATGCAAATGGAAGGGAGTATGGCGGATTCCCATGTTATGTGTATAACCTTTATTACTATTTTATCCACTTCGCGTAGCCCAGTTTTGGATTGCCAAAGTGATATCATTACTGCCTTTTTCTTTAGAATTGTCTGTATATTCCTTGCTATCGGAAAGCTTACATAGTAATGACACCGCGATTTCTAGGACTATGGTAGAATGCAGTTTATCATTATTTGCTAGATGTAAGATCGACAGGTTGATTGAGACTTACCTAAAGATCCAAAAATCCAAACCGAAAATGCAACTATCGTCTAGAACGTTGGGTTCAGACTTTGGGTTCCGTTTAAAAAGGCCGCTCAGAAACTGAAGGCTCACAGAGGGCAACAAAAAACGACTAGCTGTCAATGTCTGTATGGTCAACAAAAGTTAATTAGATAATTAATTGGCATTGAAAATTTGCAATGAAACAGACATCATCTGTTCCTTCCAATTCCAGAGAGCGAAATGCAATACCCATTGCAATGGCCTAGAAATGGGGGATCATCAGCGTTGGTGTCCCCTGTCTCAAGCTGGGACGCACTAACCAGGTACAAATTAGCAGCCATTATAAACATTGAAAGGACCGATAACGGTCCAATCACCCAGATTTTCATTCCCATCATCTGAAAGACCATTAAATTGATGCCATGTATTGACGAAAGGTGATCATTTGACTGTTTTGAAAGGAATTTGCTTACCTTCCAGCAGCGTTTGATGTAAAAGCCTTCACATAACCAACAAATGCAACCATTCAGAAACAAATCTGACCATTCTATTCGACTAGTCGACTGCCGTATAAGACATTATTGGCTATCGTTATATGGAGGTAGAACACTGGCTCACCCAACGTTGATTTAAAATAAGCGTTCGCCATGCCTTGTAGTCTTCCAGCATCGTCTGGAGACTGCAGGACGAGATAAGTCATGCCCATCAAATCGGAAGACTGAAAATTCTGCACCCACATAGACAGAGATATTACACACAGTACAAAAGTACGTTTTCTCCAAGAATCGTCGCGGTAGTCTAATAGATATTTGAATGCTTGATTGACAATGGTTCCCAGAAGAAACGACTGAAGTAAGCCATCCAGCAGTATCGGACCAGGCAAGTCTTCGACTGGTTTTCCCGGGATAGTATTGTTCATTGTCAAGGGGAAGAAATATGTCAGCCAAATAAAATATGCATTCGCTGTATTCCATTTCCGGCGGCTGACCAGCCTAAGAATTGATATAACAAGATATTAAACGAGCAGCCCATCGATAGTTGAAATTCCGATGGGGTGATTTATTCATGAAGGACCCCAAGACAATAAGACCAGAGGTTATGAGGATAGATATCCCATGGCAATGCAACTTACAGACCGAGACCTATTGTTCAGTTTTCATTCCTGCCCTTCAACTTCAGGCTGTCGAATATGATCCCATGCACGCTTGTGCTCAGCAACAGCGTGTGCTACCAGCTCCTCATCAGTCGCATTGATAAAAGTGGGCGGAGCGTTTGATTGTATATTCCTTTGGTACCGGTGTCTGTATTTGTGACATTTAGAAAACCCCAACAACTTGAAGAACAGATTACTGACAAGCAAAGTTTACAATTCACTCGACCGTTTTCGTCTGGTTCACCGAATAGATCCTCCAGACAAATTTGCAGTAGTCGAAGCCCATCTGGGCCAACATCTGACTCCTGTTcaacttcttcctcgtccaCCCCGGAAGAAGCATCAACTTGCATCACAAACGCCTGATTTTGTATCTCTGATGGGGGGTCTGCGACCTCGGATGTACTTTGATCTATAGATGAGTTCGGATTGATGGGAGCGGAAGAAGTACTGAGGTCCACCTGCTCGacggaggaagatgacgtATTCAGATCTTGTTGTAAATTTTGACTGGAAGTGGTTTTTTCTTCCTGTATATTGTGATTTGAAAAAACTTGCTGATTCGGAGTGACTGTACTAGGTAAAGCCTGGGATGTGATGACCATAGAATGAACTGGCTGATTCAGTGACATGTCTGGCTGGCTAATATGTGTATCTTGAGGTGCGATTGTACTGGCCACTGGCTGTACAGTTTCTTCTGTCAGAGGGGCAGGCGGGGCAGAAGGAGTGGAGACTAGGGCAGCGAATTGAGATTGTTGAGCGAGATTGTGAGATACCTTTATAggtgttggtggtgttgCTGTACCACGAGACGACTGAATAGATGACACTGTCGTTGCAGAATTTGAAAGTTGTTCTTCCGAGGCATAGGGAACCGCGGAGGGACTCCGCCGCTCGTCATGAACGCAGGGGTTGGGGCCCCAGTTATGATATGTGATTGGCAAAGATGACCGTCTTGTATTTTGTTGTACATGTGTACCTGAAGGCGTTATGCTGTTGGAGGAAGAGTTTGGTTGTGCATACGGTTGCTAACGAATATATTAGGCGTTATATGCGATTCAAAAATGTGGCACCGACCTGTTGTCTCTGGATTGCAGGATCGCTTCCTTGAACATGTATCTGGGTTCATCATTAAGGGATTTAATGCAAGTATGGTTATGAAAGACTCATACCTGTTGATATGGATACATAGCAGGGCCTTCCAAGGGACCAAATGTCAGCGTATAGGTGATTTTATGGGGTGACTAAACGTACTCACTAACTAGATTCAAGGACGATCTGCGAGAGCTTGGATTTGAACGCGACTGTTGTCTGTTTTGAAAGACTGCAGCCTGAGTTTGCATGAGTGGGTTTCTTTGCTCTGTATGAGTATTGTATTGAGGAAGGGGAGCCGAGCCTAGAGACGACGAGAATGGATACTGTCCTTGTGATGGCATAGCATGTTGATTTTGGATATGGGCTAGAGGCGCTATAGAGTGTTGGATGTTGTAGGATGTAGGTATTGTTTGATGACGTCCCGAATCATGCTGCAGCGCTGGCTGGGGCGGTTGTCCATGCTGAATAAATCCTTGAAGTTGCTCCGAAAGCCTGCGATTTTCCTCACGAATGGACATGTAGGAATTTCGCATCATTCTCTGACTCTCAACTAACTTTGCGTACTCGGTCTGAAGTGTATCAGGTACTTCAACGAGCAACCGAATGCGTTCATTTTCGGCCTGCAGCCGTCGAACTTCTGATTCCAAATCGCTAATTCGTTGGAACTGAGCAGACTCGGGGAGCTTTGTCATAGAAATAGTAGCATTCAGTGATTTGACTGTGTTCACCAGACGTTGGTTGTCTTCGAAAAGTTTAAGATTTTCGTCTCGCCATGCTTTGTTTTGGATTTCCAGTTCCTTGATTTTCATCGGCATCGTAGGATGATATCCAAGTTCAGACAGACATCCATTAGCTGTATTAGCTAGTATTTCAACTACACGTTGACGCGTGGCAGAAGAACGAGGCTCAGAATTTGGGTTtagttgtggttgtggttgctCGCCACCTTGGCGCCTGTAAACGCCCAAAAAATAGGTCCAGCCATGGTCACAGCACGTTCATGACGAGTAGATGTATGTTAcccactttcttttttctccttgTTGGTTGAGATTTACGTTGGAAGCGGATGCCTGTGAACGTGTATTCATGGGTGCTCACTGCAGCATGTAAAGTGGGCGCGACGAACGTTTGGTCACACTGCGCTGACAGGACTGCCTAATTTGTCTCTTCCACTGGTAAGATGCCGAAATGaatctttttttctccttcgtTATGATACAATCCACATTTCCCAAATTTCTGTGTTTTCCTGAAAAATAACATCTCTGCGCCCCTCTGAGACCCAGTTCCAACCAAAGacgaaaaaatgaaaaaaatgggAGGAAACCTAGGCTTCAGCGGCTGGTTTTCACGGAAATTCAAATGACTCAAATTAGACCTGAGGACCTGAGGACGCTTAGTAGACGAGATGGCCAAAAAAGACCGTAAAGGAATAATGAGATTATGAAAAAGATAAAATACCCCATACTCTTTCTGAAGAGGAGATACTATAGTCGAGACACGATTCGTGATTTTATTCTGTATTTATTAGTATAAGTACGTACAGTTCGCAAATGACAGAGACAGATACGTCGTTCTGTGAGATGTTCGCAACTATGACAACAATATTGTCTGTTTGTTGGATTGAAAACATGCTACCTACTTATCTTCAGTAAGTGGGTGCGATTCACATGTATCATTCCGCACAAACCCAGTGCAGTAACGAGAGCAACCCAACCAAGGGAACGACCCGCCTCATTTGCTTTCTTTAAGGTTACAAAACGCTAAAAAAAGGGTGTGTCAAGCTTTATTTTCGGGAATCAACGACGGTGAGATATTTCAACGGCAGAAAATAGATAAACACACGTATCTAGGATGATGGTAA
The sequence above is a segment of the Psilocybe cubensis strain MGC-MH-2018 chromosome 4, whole genome shotgun sequence genome. Coding sequences within it:
- a CDS encoding putative glutamate carboxypeptidase (putative glutamate carboxypeptidase ARB_02390), with translation MAAEKAFAPGDQRRKESNNSTLLPLPVQIPPALVPTKKQSGVRKALSICFLFVLIYCLHNLPSSQVRSDKPAERLGQTAHHPRHPPVGKRAEEAFLSIPNSADAIQASRLFATKPHMAGTPGDLETAKDFLKLLQRELGISPPEVEPIFSAGSSESQHATRSIPQSRKPSAWIDTYYPVMNTPLDRNLQIVDANGTLVFEANLVEFSDSTDPEAGKYFDDVPTFHGLSRGGDVTGKLVDGNYCTQEDYQNLLAKDININGTIVLCRYGGIFRGLKVKGGQDLGASAVLIYSDPQDDGTVTVENGYLPYPYGPARNPTSVQRGSVQYLSVYPGDPTTPGYPSYENSTRTEGSNIPLIPSLPISWENAGLLFKTLTSGDEWEGKHVRLVNNVDTRVIPVWNTMGVIPGFIRNEVVVIGNHRDGMYLPIISTRRCSNSSGTISSLGVMGAADPSSGTASIHEVVRGLGHLLRRGWKPLRTIVIASWDAEEYGLIGSTEWGEDFGDWIDQHVVAYLNLDSSVSGSRLGASGSPLLAHFIRETAQQIPHPTDEGRTLWDARHDSGTLFGILNGTYEIKQEAIAIREMEIAAADYVGVSPLGSGSDYTVFLQRSGIPSTNGGFSSTLHDPVYHYHSVFDSERWQELYADPGFHRHVAVAKHLGLQTLRLATSALLPFNTTHYAFELESYLDRVESIASQASIDVNLDPLRSSIRNLQKSSIALDKERTKVQKELQKLAKKWRKRHSKMRRTIRKFVCKIKKIFKRECFCSHQFANPEQSRHTELAEDDAALVGMMLHEGIGGAHYVAESLQALNLHHKPPLERLRKLGRRIQIVNKKASSFERGFISKDGIKDREWYKHLAVAPGKWLGYGATTFPGLTEAITFEKNATLAQSEADRLQELIDRIVDKVAI
- a CDS encoding putative glutamate carboxypeptidase (putative glutamate carboxypeptidase ARB_02390), with amino-acid sequence MDLEKYHIPTKAPDQLLDGVEQNPRAVYKCSQRQQLRKAFAHGAGLLTLLLLVAAVTHTGRSLYSWNRQGSLPHLPRRPLSLKEREELFLSIPTGESALEASRAYATHPHLAGSSEDLLDAKAILHLFQDEFDIPRSPHLPIYDAGSPLSRNATLLLTTSDAPNSPRAWIDTYYPIMNTGVEQALEILDDNGDAIWIADLVEDGDPRDEDAHKYRDTIPPWHGYSADGDVTGQLIYANYGGKEDYDELVAQGTNFTGKIIITRYGVNFRGIKIQGAELLGAAGVLIYSDPRDDGFVTTKNDFPPYPAGPARNPSSIQRGSVQFLSTYPGDPSTPGYPAYLNANRTEAGNIPKIPSLPISWQNAQKLLGEIDDLYTVDASGKKVLSGNASKNNVRLVNRVDTKVTPIWNVMASIPGHIKNEVVLIGCHRDAWVMGAADPTSGTVSLHEIIRAYGALLKKGWKPLRTIVIASWDGEEYGLVGSVEWGEDFGSWISDHVVAYLNVDVSVAGSQFVVFGSPSLAHLIKKTANDVPHPTESGKTLWDALDDEGPYNFQAANLTIDPDYLELHTSEQVSRRAAKTRVMPLGSGSDFTVFLQRLGIASSEQSFAPTLNDAVYHYHSIYDSQSWQERYGDPGFHRHAAVAKHLGLLGLRLTDSIVLPINTTQYALELHEYLDIVEKLLPTLGEKMHEVDFTSLRQSIQQVQEASHQLDEEKADAEEDFKRLLKRMPFPGRRGARCTRRRTSFVRRIADWVKSIFGVPPPTDTELQLLSLRHANSWEEYLEYATDANGEISESFEALLGGHGLPFPIHEFIKAAKRVARSNKALKAFELGFISENGIKNRQWYKHLGVAPGKWLGYGATTLPALTEAIVEEKNTTLIQYEARRLENLLIKLASTIKPEANYGS